The Spirosoma radiotolerans genome has a window encoding:
- a CDS encoding mandelate racemase/muconate lactonizing enzyme family protein, producing MTRIQSIKATEVIVPAKPGSLNSDEVIDKDSAFAKKFLTGERWTEFANQPKWIIELTLANGLTGIGETYRSASGELLHQAMQELVGQDVLKLNWRRLPVTDQRIYEAFESAVLDVVGKLLNVPVSQLLGGAYRDRIDCFGWTGRRTPEEAAQKAYEAMQKGHKAFKFKCSDEDPVRLWTEAIRDKCGDGIKILLDPNQRWTDVETTLRLMDGVDKTIMLGLEDPILHADVAGFKYLRETLGMPMYRHISLPYTQDIRDMIAFVRADAVDGYNFNGSAYNSVLLAEIAHLEGKACWRGSEVDLGVSETMGLHIAAASINCTIPSDLFGELVRTDDLLVEPIRFENGAALVPTGAGLGIELDYTALDTYKTNQFLRSSL from the coding sequence ATGACACGAATTCAATCAATAAAGGCCACTGAAGTAATTGTACCGGCCAAACCGGGCAGTCTGAACTCCGATGAGGTGATCGATAAAGATTCGGCCTTTGCCAAAAAATTCCTGACGGGCGAGCGGTGGACCGAGTTCGCTAATCAACCCAAATGGATCATTGAACTCACACTTGCCAACGGCCTGACTGGTATTGGCGAGACTTACCGCAGTGCCTCCGGCGAGTTGCTCCACCAGGCCATGCAGGAACTGGTCGGTCAGGACGTACTGAAACTGAACTGGCGTCGCCTGCCCGTTACCGACCAGCGGATTTATGAAGCGTTCGAGTCGGCAGTGTTGGACGTAGTGGGTAAACTCCTCAACGTACCCGTATCTCAACTCCTCGGCGGGGCTTACCGTGACCGGATCGACTGTTTCGGCTGGACCGGGCGACGCACCCCCGAAGAGGCCGCGCAAAAAGCCTATGAGGCTATGCAAAAGGGCCATAAAGCATTCAAATTCAAATGTTCCGACGAAGACCCCGTTCGGCTTTGGACGGAGGCTATCCGCGATAAATGTGGTGACGGCATCAAAATCCTGCTCGACCCCAACCAGCGCTGGACCGATGTGGAAACCACCCTTCGGTTAATGGATGGTGTCGATAAAACCATCATGTTGGGCCTGGAAGACCCGATTTTACATGCCGATGTAGCCGGATTCAAATACCTGCGCGAGACGCTGGGGATGCCCATGTATCGGCATATTTCACTGCCTTACACACAGGACATCCGCGATATGATCGCTTTTGTCCGGGCCGATGCAGTCGATGGGTATAATTTTAACGGATCGGCTTACAACTCGGTACTCCTGGCCGAAATTGCCCATCTGGAAGGCAAAGCCTGCTGGCGCGGTTCGGAAGTGGATTTAGGGGTTTCAGAAACAATGGGCCTGCACATTGCCGCAGCCAGCATCAACTGCACCATTCCTTCCGATTTGTTTGGCGAGCTGGTCCGCACCGACGACCTGCTAGTGGAACCTATCCGCTTTGAAAACGGAGCGGCACTCGTTCCAACCGGCGCGGGACTGGGTATCGAACTGGATTACACCGCCCTGGATACCTACAAAACGAATCAATTTTTACGCAGCAGCTTATGA
- a CDS encoding 3-hydroxyacyl-CoA dehydrogenase family protein: MTSQLRIGTVGLGLMGSSIATCILAAGHTVTSLIKEIDTADEARERILDYLRQLEQEGLLTDAPETILARLTITDDVTLLSDHTVIIESITENLDEKKLLYQRLETVLSPTAIIGSNTSAIPVSVLQSGLKHPQRLLGIHWAEPAHITRFMEVICGKDSDLTYAYEIVALAESWGKEPSLLRKDIRGFITNRIMYAMLRESFNLVENGYATIEDVDRSLRNDLGYWITFAGPFRFMDLTGIPAYLTVMKDLFPELSNSTETPKLMEDLVASGAKGVQNAKGFYPYTPESAKEWEEKFIDFSYDIRKLAQKYIPTSAEDTK; this comes from the coding sequence ATGACCTCTCAACTACGCATCGGCACCGTAGGACTCGGCTTGATGGGCAGCAGTATCGCGACCTGCATTCTGGCGGCTGGCCACACGGTTACCTCGCTGATTAAAGAAATTGATACCGCCGATGAAGCGCGGGAGCGTATCCTGGATTATCTGCGCCAACTGGAACAGGAAGGGCTGCTGACCGATGCCCCCGAAACCATTCTGGCCCGGCTGACCATTACCGACGATGTTACCTTACTGAGCGACCATACCGTTATTATTGAGTCGATTACGGAGAATCTGGACGAGAAGAAATTACTCTATCAGCGTCTGGAAACGGTCCTCTCTCCTACCGCTATCATCGGTAGTAACACGTCGGCCATTCCGGTATCGGTGTTACAAAGCGGCCTCAAACATCCCCAGCGGCTGTTGGGCATTCACTGGGCAGAACCGGCGCACATTACGCGTTTTATGGAAGTCATTTGCGGAAAAGACTCCGACCTGACCTATGCCTACGAAATCGTAGCCCTGGCCGAAAGCTGGGGTAAGGAGCCTTCGCTGCTCAGGAAAGATATCCGGGGATTTATTACCAACCGGATTATGTACGCCATGCTGCGGGAGTCTTTCAATCTGGTCGAAAATGGGTACGCCACCATCGAGGATGTGGATCGCTCGCTTCGAAACGATCTGGGCTACTGGATCACCTTCGCCGGGCCGTTTCGGTTCATGGATCTCACCGGCATTCCGGCGTATCTGACCGTCATGAAAGACCTCTTTCCCGAACTCAGCAACAGCACCGAAACCCCGAAATTGATGGAAGACCTGGTGGCGTCCGGTGCCAAAGGCGTACAGAATGCGAAAGGTTTTTACCCCTATACGCCCGAGTCGGCCAAAGAGTGGGAAGAGAAATTTATCGACTTCAGCTACGACATCCGCAAACTCGCCCAAAAATATATACCCACCTCCGCCGAAGACACCAAATGA
- a CDS encoding RidA family protein, producing the protein MSKLEIKHPDKAATTGAYSAGVLAGDLLFISGQGPLNLVTGEVQHGTIEEETLLTLSHIQKIVEAAGGTIGDIVKCTVHLEAIREFDRYDAAYGSFFTGIRPARTTVQSVLSDGIKIEIDAIARITPKQD; encoded by the coding sequence ATGAGTAAACTGGAAATTAAACACCCCGACAAAGCCGCTACTACGGGTGCCTATTCGGCGGGGGTGCTGGCGGGCGACCTGCTGTTTATTAGCGGGCAAGGGCCATTGAATTTAGTAACGGGAGAAGTTCAACACGGGACCATCGAAGAAGAAACCTTATTAACTCTCTCGCACATCCAGAAGATTGTGGAAGCCGCTGGTGGTACCATCGGCGACATTGTAAAATGCACCGTCCATCTGGAAGCCATTCGCGAGTTCGACCGCTACGATGCCGCCTATGGGTCATTCTTTACCGGCATACGCCCGGCCCGAACCACGGTTCAGTCGGTGTTGTCGGATGGGATCAAGATCGAAATTGACGCCATTGCCCGAATCACGCCCAAACAGGATTAA
- a CDS encoding creatininase family protein, whose protein sequence is MLFYASTYSDIRQTGKDRVILLPLGAIEQHGLHLSVSTDTDIVTQLALQAEKSLPDTVLLCPTLPFGSSHHHLSFGGTMSLAPELYTQVIIDLVQSLVLSGHQRIVLLNGHGGNITPVKQALAVLSKRFDASHQSTIALATYWELAGSVFAGEAPMESPALSHACEYETSLMLHLFPEKVWMDRVERAQRPDRNGYIAWEDDEPYRGVTVFKQTEFISSNGSSGEPQLGTSEKGKHLVDQALSALVSFLESFKTWPLSENLASKP, encoded by the coding sequence ATGCTGTTTTACGCATCGACTTATAGCGACATCAGGCAGACAGGTAAGGATCGTGTTATACTGCTCCCGTTAGGGGCAATTGAGCAGCATGGACTTCATCTTTCGGTATCGACCGATACGGATATTGTTACTCAGCTTGCGCTACAGGCCGAAAAATCCCTGCCCGATACGGTGTTGCTCTGCCCAACCTTACCGTTCGGGTCGAGCCATCATCATCTGTCCTTTGGCGGTACGATGAGTCTGGCCCCGGAGCTATACACACAGGTGATTATCGACCTGGTTCAGTCGCTGGTGCTCAGCGGCCACCAGCGTATTGTGTTGCTGAACGGACATGGCGGCAATATTACCCCGGTGAAACAGGCGCTGGCCGTGTTGAGCAAACGCTTCGATGCAAGTCATCAGTCTACCATTGCGCTGGCCACCTATTGGGAATTAGCGGGTAGCGTGTTTGCTGGAGAGGCACCCATGGAAAGCCCTGCGCTGAGTCATGCCTGCGAGTACGAAACGAGTCTGATGCTCCACCTTTTTCCCGAAAAAGTCTGGATGGATCGTGTGGAACGGGCACAGCGCCCTGACCGAAACGGCTATATTGCCTGGGAAGACGACGAGCCATATCGGGGCGTAACGGTATTCAAACAAACCGAATTTATTTCGAGCAACGGCAGCAGCGGTGAGCCCCAGTTAGGCACATCCGAAAAAGGAAAGCATTTAGTCGACCAGGCACTAAGCGCCCTGGTTAGCTTTCTGGAGTCATTCAAAACCTGGCCTTTATCCGAAAATCTAGCATCAAAACCATGA
- a CDS encoding RagB/SusD family nutrient uptake outer membrane protein, with the protein MNYTKFVVGLSCCLVFLTATNSCTKEYLEVGAIGATSETTLANKAGVNGLLVGAYSLLDGWGVPNTTYYFIGVSNWIYGGVTSDDAHTGTQASALPPMESVESYKYDATMAPFNNKWIVLYAGVQRANDVLRLLAKVTDNSMTAEEIKQIKAEATFLRAVYHFEAAKLWENVPYLDETVSYANANYNVGNTASVWSKLEADFKFAADNLSATKSDPGRANSWAAKAFLAKVYMFQDKYAEAKPVLADVIANGVTASGLKYALVNFADNFNPSKKNSAESVFAVQMSIDQTYQNGNYGDALNFPMGGPATCCGAYQPSFSLVNSYKTDPNTGLPLLTTFNDSDITNDQGLESSAPFTPYTGTLDARLDYTVGRRGIPYLDWGVHPGKAWIRVQAVAGPYSPIKTIYYQAAQATTSLFSRWTSNNYTMIRFADVLLWAAEVEVEIGSLAQAQTYVNQVRARAANPNGWVKKYVDNSAPLKGFTAEPAANYKVGLYTNEFTANGKDFAREAVRFERKLEFAMEGHRFFDLRRWDNGTGYMATTLNNYVKHETSIPGYDFTYMKGATFTKGKNELYPIPQAQIDLSVTGGAPVLKQNPGY; encoded by the coding sequence ATGAACTATACCAAGTTTGTTGTAGGCTTATCGTGTTGCCTGGTATTTTTAACCGCAACCAATTCCTGCACGAAGGAATACCTGGAAGTTGGTGCCATCGGTGCCACCAGTGAAACAACGTTAGCCAACAAAGCCGGGGTAAATGGCTTGCTGGTAGGTGCATACTCCCTGCTCGATGGCTGGGGTGTACCCAATACGACCTATTATTTCATTGGGGTCAGCAACTGGATTTACGGGGGCGTAACCTCCGACGACGCCCACACCGGCACCCAGGCATCGGCCCTGCCGCCAATGGAATCGGTCGAGAGTTACAAATACGACGCGACCATGGCCCCGTTCAATAACAAGTGGATTGTGTTATATGCCGGTGTACAACGGGCAAATGATGTACTCCGGTTACTGGCGAAAGTAACCGACAACTCGATGACGGCCGAAGAAATCAAGCAGATCAAGGCCGAAGCTACGTTCTTACGGGCGGTTTATCATTTCGAAGCAGCTAAATTATGGGAGAACGTGCCCTATCTCGACGAAACGGTAAGCTATGCCAACGCGAATTACAACGTAGGCAATACAGCCTCGGTCTGGTCTAAACTGGAAGCGGATTTCAAATTTGCTGCCGATAACTTGAGCGCTACCAAGTCAGATCCGGGCCGGGCCAATAGCTGGGCAGCGAAAGCATTTCTGGCCAAGGTGTACATGTTCCAGGATAAATACGCCGAAGCAAAGCCCGTTTTGGCCGATGTGATTGCGAATGGGGTAACGGCTTCTGGCTTAAAATACGCGCTGGTCAATTTCGCCGATAATTTTAACCCCTCGAAAAAGAACAGTGCGGAGTCGGTCTTTGCCGTGCAGATGTCCATCGACCAAACCTACCAGAATGGCAACTATGGCGATGCGCTGAACTTCCCAATGGGCGGACCAGCGACCTGCTGTGGTGCGTATCAGCCCTCGTTTAGTCTGGTTAACTCCTACAAAACCGATCCCAATACCGGTCTGCCGTTGCTGACAACATTCAACGATTCCGACATCACCAATGACCAGGGCCTTGAAAGCAGCGCGCCCTTTACGCCCTATACAGGCACGCTCGATGCCCGTCTGGATTACACGGTGGGTCGCCGGGGGATTCCGTACCTGGACTGGGGTGTTCACCCTGGTAAAGCCTGGATTCGCGTGCAGGCAGTAGCCGGTCCCTACAGCCCGATCAAAACGATTTATTACCAGGCCGCTCAGGCAACCACCTCTTTGTTCTCGCGCTGGACGTCAAACAATTACACCATGATCCGTTTTGCCGATGTGCTGTTGTGGGCGGCTGAGGTCGAAGTTGAAATTGGCTCATTGGCACAGGCGCAAACCTATGTCAATCAGGTTCGGGCACGAGCCGCAAATCCGAATGGATGGGTGAAGAAATACGTCGACAACAGTGCCCCGCTGAAAGGCTTTACCGCTGAACCGGCAGCGAACTATAAGGTCGGTTTATACACGAATGAATTCACGGCCAATGGGAAAGATTTTGCCCGTGAAGCAGTTCGTTTCGAGCGAAAACTGGAGTTCGCCATGGAAGGCCACCGTTTCTTCGATCTGCGTCGCTGGGATAATGGTACCGGTTATATGGCCACAACCCTGAACAACTACGTGAAGCATGAAACGTCGATTCCAGGGTATGACTTTACGTATATGAAAGGCGCAACCTTCACGAAAGGCAAAAACGAACTCTACCCGATTCCTCAGGCCCAGATTGATTTGAGTGTAACGGGTGGCGCACCGGTGCTCAAACAAAATCCGGGGTATTAA
- a CDS encoding SusC/RagA family TonB-linked outer membrane protein encodes MNDSLRLRKETVCMLLFCMLATVWANAQTLISGKVTSAEDQQPIAGANVLVKGSTTSGTFTGADGGFTLSVPTNTSLIISYIGYQAQEVTVGSQTNFSIVLTPSITSLSEVVVTGYSSEKKKDITGSVSIVDIKALKSIPSGSAVQALQGQVPGVTILNSGAPGSPSNIFIRGISSFGNTQPLVLIDGIQAELNDVSATDIESVQVLKDAGAAAIYGVRGSNGVIIVTTKKGRSGQPTIAYDAYYGSQQPLQGNVFNLMNSSDFARLTKVAYPTTGLFQNGLPDYTFRGPSATGIGNTGDAAVDPTKYNFDATNPARNYLIQAVNKTGTDWFHELFKNAPMTSHNLTASGGTDKSNYMVSLNYFNQQGTMLKTYLKRYSGRVNTQFKVKNNIRIGENAYFFYKQNPGFDNLSSGNPIAWTYRAMPIIPVYDIKGNYGGTFAGPELGSSSNPVAVQMNTSNNKMNTWDVVGNVFAEVDFLKHFTARTSFGGSIDNQYATNFTFTPYNNSEGNTNPNSFAETALFNTNTMWTNTLTYTNAVGKHNVKVIAGSEAIRNYGRAVTASSSGFFSTNYDYLTLNNGTSNVTNTSSAYENTLFSLFGRLDYSFNEKYLLGVTVRRDGSSRFGSERRYGTFPSVSAGWRISGEEFMKNVTWLNDLKLRGSYGVLGSQNNVSPQNAFTLFGGSFFDAYYDISGGGKLAQGFAQTNIGNPNTGWEQNVVTNVGLDATVFNKLDLSVEYYKKSINGLLFAQTLPATVGGATAPTVNVGDIQNKGVDIGITYRGTVSNDLQFSVGANITTYNNKVINIPSPTYFETANTQNLGNVVRNQVGQEVSSFFGYNVIGLFRSDAEVSASPTQSGAAPGRFKYQDVNGDGKIDASDRTFLGSPNPDFTYGLNLGLTYKRFDFSTTLYGSQGNEIFNTVKSFTHFFSTYVGAKSNDLLNAWTPENPNSNIPKIESTGSFSSSGVPNSFYVENGSFLKMRSLVIGYTVSPLLLRKYGLNKLRVYAQGANLFTITKYSGLDPEVSGLSSAFGVDYGNYPSNQKNFIFGLNVSF; translated from the coding sequence ATGAATGACTCACTACGTCTTAGAAAAGAAACTGTGTGCATGCTGCTCTTCTGCATGCTGGCAACGGTTTGGGCAAACGCGCAAACACTAATTTCAGGAAAAGTCACCAGTGCTGAGGATCAGCAACCTATTGCGGGAGCCAATGTATTAGTAAAAGGATCGACAACGAGTGGCACGTTCACCGGTGCCGATGGGGGCTTTACGCTCTCCGTCCCAACAAATACCAGCTTGATTATTTCCTATATCGGCTATCAGGCTCAGGAGGTTACCGTTGGTTCACAAACAAACTTCTCGATTGTGTTAACCCCATCCATTACTTCACTGAGTGAAGTGGTGGTAACGGGTTACTCATCCGAAAAGAAGAAAGACATAACCGGCTCTGTATCCATTGTCGACATAAAAGCCTTAAAGTCAATCCCTTCCGGATCGGCTGTACAGGCATTACAAGGGCAGGTACCAGGGGTAACCATTCTTAATTCAGGTGCGCCGGGAAGTCCGAGTAATATCTTCATTCGGGGAATAAGCTCGTTTGGCAATACCCAACCGCTGGTGCTGATCGACGGTATTCAGGCGGAACTAAACGACGTAAGCGCCACCGATATTGAGTCGGTTCAGGTACTGAAAGATGCGGGCGCTGCTGCTATTTATGGCGTTAGGGGCTCGAATGGGGTGATCATCGTAACCACCAAAAAAGGGCGGTCGGGCCAGCCAACCATTGCATATGATGCCTATTATGGCTCACAACAACCCTTACAAGGCAATGTCTTTAACCTAATGAACTCCTCGGACTTCGCCCGCCTGACCAAAGTGGCCTATCCAACTACGGGGCTGTTTCAGAATGGCTTACCCGATTATACCTTCCGGGGACCAAGCGCAACAGGCATTGGCAATACAGGAGATGCCGCAGTTGATCCCACCAAATATAACTTCGATGCTACCAATCCGGCCAGGAATTACCTGATTCAGGCGGTCAACAAAACGGGTACCGACTGGTTTCACGAACTGTTTAAAAATGCGCCGATGACCAGCCACAACCTGACGGCCAGTGGCGGTACCGATAAGTCAAACTACATGGTTTCGCTCAATTACTTCAATCAACAGGGCACCATGCTGAAAACGTACCTTAAACGGTATTCAGGGCGCGTGAACACACAGTTTAAAGTAAAAAACAACATCCGAATTGGCGAGAATGCATATTTCTTCTACAAGCAAAACCCTGGTTTCGACAACCTGAGTAGCGGTAACCCGATTGCCTGGACCTACCGGGCCATGCCCATCATTCCGGTCTACGACATCAAAGGAAACTACGGCGGAACGTTTGCGGGACCTGAATTGGGTAGCTCATCGAACCCGGTTGCCGTTCAGATGAATACGTCCAATAATAAGATGAATACCTGGGATGTGGTTGGTAATGTATTTGCCGAGGTCGATTTCCTGAAGCACTTTACAGCCCGTACCAGCTTTGGTGGAAGCATTGATAATCAATACGCTACAAACTTCACCTTTACCCCTTACAACAACTCTGAAGGAAACACAAACCCCAATTCATTCGCTGAGACTGCGTTGTTCAACACCAATACCATGTGGACGAATACCCTGACGTATACCAATGCAGTCGGGAAGCATAACGTGAAAGTGATTGCCGGTTCGGAAGCCATTCGGAATTATGGTCGGGCGGTAACGGCCTCCAGCAGTGGTTTCTTTTCCACTAACTACGACTACCTGACGCTCAACAACGGTACCTCTAATGTAACCAATACCAGCAGTGCCTACGAAAATACCTTATTCTCGCTCTTTGGCCGACTGGATTACTCCTTCAATGAAAAGTACCTGTTAGGCGTAACGGTTCGTCGCGATGGATCGTCGCGATTTGGGTCAGAACGTCGGTATGGCACCTTCCCATCGGTATCGGCGGGCTGGCGCATATCGGGTGAGGAATTTATGAAAAACGTGACCTGGCTCAACGACCTGAAACTGCGTGGTAGCTATGGTGTTCTGGGTTCCCAGAATAACGTTAGTCCCCAAAATGCCTTCACCCTGTTCGGCGGCTCGTTCTTCGATGCCTATTACGACATTAGTGGTGGCGGTAAACTGGCCCAGGGTTTTGCACAGACGAACATTGGAAACCCCAACACTGGCTGGGAGCAAAACGTAGTGACTAATGTTGGCCTCGATGCTACGGTGTTCAACAAACTGGATCTTTCAGTCGAGTATTACAAGAAGTCGATCAATGGGCTACTGTTTGCTCAAACCTTACCAGCAACAGTTGGTGGTGCTACAGCCCCTACGGTAAACGTCGGGGATATTCAAAACAAAGGGGTTGATATTGGTATAACGTATAGAGGAACCGTTAGTAATGATCTTCAATTCAGCGTTGGTGCTAACATTACCACCTACAACAACAAGGTGATCAATATCCCCTCACCCACCTATTTCGAAACCGCCAATACCCAGAATCTGGGCAACGTAGTTCGGAACCAGGTTGGTCAGGAAGTTAGTTCGTTCTTCGGCTACAACGTCATTGGTTTGTTTAGAAGTGATGCTGAGGTAAGCGCTTCACCTACGCAAAGCGGAGCCGCTCCAGGCCGCTTTAAATACCAGGATGTGAACGGCGACGGCAAAATTGACGCCAGTGACCGTACATTCCTGGGAAGCCCAAACCCCGACTTTACGTATGGACTGAACCTGGGCCTGACCTACAAGCGATTCGACTTTTCAACAACGCTTTATGGCTCGCAGGGTAACGAGATTTTCAATACTGTGAAATCGTTTACGCACTTCTTCAGTACGTATGTGGGGGCCAAAAGCAACGATCTGCTAAACGCCTGGACACCCGAAAATCCGAATTCGAACATCCCGAAAATTGAATCGACAGGATCATTTAGTTCATCGGGTGTGCCTAACTCCTTCTATGTCGAAAACGGCTCGTTTCTGAAAATGCGCTCGCTGGTGATTGGGTATACGGTAAGCCCGCTGCTGTTACGTAAGTACGGCCTGAATAAATTACGGGTATATGCCCAGGGTGCTAACCTCTTCACGATTACGAAATACAGTGGCCTGGACCCCGAAGTAAGCGGACTTAGCTCGGCCTTTGGCGTCGATTACGGCAACTACCCCAGCAATCAGAAAAATTTCATCTTTGGCCTTAACGTCTCTTTCTAA
- a CDS encoding GntR family transcriptional regulator: MKVDSLANKAYIEIRRKILSNQLVAGTRLKEDLWAKKIDVNRMAVREALTRLQGEQLIVFGEKGGYFVKSMTASDIREIREIRELLELGALRLAIQKIDDQQLAKLEEICNDFSSMVERGYLSGALEADVKFHETLIDCAGNSKLMDIYQISNIPLFHQKIGKTQIHMDDYELTDQEHRQILKGLKEKDLPLAQEALTKHLLRGENASLEIE; encoded by the coding sequence ATGAAAGTCGATTCGCTTGCCAATAAAGCCTATATCGAAATCAGGCGGAAAATTTTATCCAACCAGTTGGTGGCGGGTACTCGCTTAAAAGAAGACCTATGGGCTAAAAAGATAGACGTAAATCGAATGGCGGTTCGCGAAGCACTAACTCGGCTTCAAGGTGAGCAATTGATTGTCTTTGGCGAAAAAGGAGGCTATTTTGTGAAATCCATGACCGCCAGCGACATCCGGGAAATTCGTGAAATTCGTGAATTACTGGAATTAGGAGCCCTCCGGCTAGCTATTCAAAAAATTGATGATCAACAACTTGCTAAGCTGGAGGAAATTTGCAACGACTTTTCATCCATGGTAGAGCGAGGTTATTTGAGTGGTGCGTTGGAAGCCGATGTCAAATTTCACGAAACCTTGATCGACTGCGCCGGCAATTCCAAACTGATGGATATATATCAAATCAGCAATATTCCCCTGTTTCACCAAAAAATCGGGAAGACACAGATCCATATGGACGACTATGAACTTACCGACCAGGAGCACCGACAGATCCTGAAAGGCCTAAAAGAAAAAGACTTACCCCTCGCTCAGGAAGCCCTCACCAAGCATCTACTCCGGGGCGAAAACGCTTCCTTAGAGATCGAATAG
- a CDS encoding helix-turn-helix domain-containing protein → MNNQTVDAVYEANSVNLKLRGFNVYPVDIPASGAPTYRRRDFYKIILSTAHMVIHYANRSVEVNGPFLFFGNPHIPYSVELLSPRQIGYSCLFSEQFLKAVERSESIQTSPLFRIGGTPILPLTASQVVVFDELFNKMLSEQDGQYPFKDELIRNYIQLVVHEALKIQPSDTLIQHKSAASRMTVLFLDLLERQFPIDSPEQPLTLRTAQDYADRLSVHVNHLNRSVKEITGKPTTNHIAERIASEAKALLQHTDWSIAQIAYGLGFAYTTHFNNYFKRVTGSIPKSFRG, encoded by the coding sequence ATGAATAACCAAACGGTTGACGCAGTTTATGAAGCCAATTCGGTGAATTTAAAGCTCCGGGGTTTCAATGTTTATCCGGTCGATATTCCGGCCAGCGGAGCACCCACCTATCGGCGAAGAGACTTTTATAAAATCATTCTCTCAACCGCTCACATGGTCATTCACTATGCTAATCGCAGCGTGGAAGTCAATGGCCCGTTTTTGTTCTTCGGCAACCCCCATATTCCGTATTCCGTCGAACTGCTTTCGCCCAGGCAAATTGGCTATTCCTGTCTGTTTAGTGAACAATTTCTCAAAGCCGTTGAGCGTTCGGAAAGTATTCAGACATCGCCTTTATTCAGGATCGGGGGCACACCGATCCTACCCCTTACGGCCAGTCAGGTAGTCGTCTTTGACGAATTATTCAACAAGATGCTCAGCGAGCAGGACGGGCAGTATCCCTTTAAGGATGAACTGATTCGCAATTATATTCAGTTGGTGGTTCACGAAGCGCTAAAGATTCAGCCCTCCGATACGTTGATTCAGCACAAAAGTGCTGCCTCACGCATGACAGTCCTGTTTCTAGATCTTTTGGAGCGACAGTTTCCCATCGACAGCCCAGAGCAACCGCTAACCCTACGCACCGCTCAGGACTATGCCGATCGGCTGTCAGTGCACGTCAACCACTTGAATCGATCGGTGAAAGAAATTACGGGCAAGCCCACTACCAATCATATCGCCGAACGCATTGCCAGTGAAGCCAAAGCGCTTTTGCAGCATACCGATTGGAGTATCGCCCAAATTGCCTACGGCCTGGGCTTTGCCTATACCACTCATTTCAACAACTACTTCAAACGAGTGACCGGAAGTATCCCTAAATCCTTCCGGGGCTGA